The following is a genomic window from Bacteroidia bacterium.
CAAGAGCTGGGAATTCTCGTCGGCAAAGCGATAATCGCGGCGCTGTGTTGTCGTCCCCGCGCCGCGGACATACCCGATTTCTGTCCAACCAGACAGTCCGTTCGCGCTTCGCTCGATCCCGAAGCCGGCGTTGTTCGTCTCGCTTTCCGTGGTCCAGCGCAGTTCGACCACGCCGCCGCGGAGATCCGCGGTAAACGCGGCGAGGCGCACGGGCAGTGCAATATTGATTACCGTCATCTGAGCCGGGTCCGCCACACCCAGACTGTATGGCGAAGCGGCCGCCTGATCGATGTATGTAGCGTTCTTGGCCCCGAGGCCGTTGGTGGTACGGAGGTTGTTGATCATGATGCGGCCCTGCGCATCGATGGCCACGGGATCCTGCGACAGCAGAATTTTATTCGGTGTGGCTTGCGGATTACCGCCTGGTCCGCCATTGTACACCGCATACAACGCATCGAGGATAACCAGTTTTTGCTTCGCGCGCATCACGCTGCTGGCCATGATATCAAGCACCGCATTCTTGTTGCAATGGATACCCAGGGATCCGCCGGGATTGACGGTTCCCATGTGGTTCTTGAAGGCGAGTGTGAGATTGAGCGATGAGCTGCAACTGTGGTCCTTGAGCACCGGCATGTTGATGAGATAATCCGCGTTGTGCAGACTGGCGCTGTACGGACGGTCCTTGCCGTCACAATGAATGGTATAGCCGAGGTTCGGAAAACTGGCATCGTACACGAGGTTGACATTGTGTCCGAAGTACCCCGTCGTGTAGCCGACACTGGAGAAACTATGTCGTTCATACACGGTGATATTTGCCGCGGGGAAGCCACCGAGCATTTGGCGCAGACGGTTGATGACGGCCTTTGTAAGCTCCTTGCGTGTGGGGACAACGCTGTTCAGAAAGTTCGGCTTGAGCGCAACGCGCGAATTCACCGTGAGACCCGGAAAAAACGACGCCAGTGCTGCCGCAGGCGAGGTATAGATGCCCGCGAGTTGCATGATGCCCTGATCGAACATGCCCTGCACGACCTGCTCGTCGACGCTGTTGAAACCCAGAACCGCCCCCGGATGATGGACGATGGCGATGCGTCCGGGGTTGGGATAGGCATAGGTTTGAGGGAGACCGCCGGCCGGCTCGCCGGTGTTTCCGTGAAGCGATCCCGGTAGCAGAGAGGCCCCTGCCAGAAGAGAGCCGGCCTTCAGAAAGTCTCGACGGGAGCGATGGTCTTGGGGCATTCGAACTCCGGAGCGAAGTGGAGAAATCGGATAAACGGAATCTAATATTCGGGAGTTTCAGATACAAACACATACAGAATGGAGCAAGCGGATTCAGTATGAAGCGGGTTCGCATATCAAAGGATCTGTTCTCCCACAGACGTGTCCAGTGTCCTGTCGATAGCTACCACGGGAGCATGCGCCGATCAACAGCCGGGTATTGTCACTGAAAATCCAGGGCACACATGGAATCCCACAGTCTTGACAACCGGAGTGTGCGTCTTAGAGTATGTTTACCCGGTTTCGGCGGTCATGGCTCATCGTGCGAAACAGCGCTCGGTACTATCGGCCCTTGGAATTCGTCCGGCGGAGAGGATGACCGCTTTCAGGGACCGAAGTCTCCCAACACGGGATGTGTACTCGGATGGATAAGCGGGAATTACGGCGACTCACCCTGTTGAGTCTCGAGGATATACGAGGGAATCGCAACGAATGTAGTTTGGTACATGACTGCGGAATTGCACGTAGTGCTACCACTTCGATAGTTTATTGAGAAATTCGTTGCGATGCTTCCTCGTCCGATTGCAGAAAACATCTTCCTGTCCTCAATATCTCCCGGCAAGAGAGTTTGGTCTGCCCCGTCCTTTTACCGTCTCTCTTCAACGCAGCGCTGAGTGACTTCGAGTGCGGGCTCCGAATCGCATTGCGTATCACATTTGATGGGACTCAGGTCGGCAGCGAGAGAGAAGTGGATTTCACTCCGCTCGTCCCGTGGGTGCGCACGGGTAGTCTGGAAAGAATCACCATCACGTTCGAATCAATGATACCTGGACCGATTCTGCTATCGGCTCAGTATTTCGTAACGCTCCAGTTTATACACATCCCGATCTCGATACACGTGGTAAAAGGAACTGTCGTCATGCTCCACAAAATAGCCGGCTTCACACGAGATTTTGTTCAGGTAGCGCATGTCTTCCGCTGCATAGAGTTCAAGAAAATAGTTGTCATGCAGATGATCGGCGGTAGCGCTCAGCAGATAGTTATCGCCAACGGTAAACAGCGCTCGGGTCGTCACAAGAGGCGCATAATTCTTTGCGCGAACATACGGTTTCGTGTAAGCGCTACGCAATTCAAGCCCGAAGCGGAACGATTCATCATGCTGGCGCCGGAATAGCGTGTCATGCTTGGCGAATCGATCACCGGATCGCTCATCAATCAGCCACATCGACAAGGATTGCGTGGATATCGATCTGGCAGGTGTTTCGGCGGTGTAGCCGCGAAGGAGGTTCACACCGAGACCCAGACGCTCGTACACACTATCTATTCTTGCGCTGCTCCGCTCCACCCCGGTTCCCAGATCATATGTTGTAGCCGTGCAGATTCTGTCGTACGCTGTATCTGGAATCGTCCAGTTATGATACACGATGGTCAGAACAGAATCCCGCACGTACGATTCCCGGGCACTGTAGTTGTGCAGGAGTTGCTCGAGGGATGAGTCTTTTATCATGCGAATCCTGTTATCTTGCCGGGGTTGCCACAGCAGTGCAATTTCTCGAGTTGATTTGCGGAGTCGATTTTCCTGCTTGTTTAATTTCGAGAAGACCATGGCTGCGAGCACAAAAATATTCTCCTCGTCAAGAAATTCGACTGTCCGAATGCAGGGCAACTCGTTTTCCTCCAGATACAGTGTTTCATGTTCCCTGAGCTGTGTCTCGAACACACTGTCGGCGATGGTCAGGCTGTGGACCACTCTTCCATTCTGAATATCATACAGACAGAGGTAGGGTTGGTTCTGGTCACCTATCGCAATCATGCCCCTCGTGGTGCTGCTGCTCACGGTCGGGGTATATATCTTCTTCGCTGATTCATCGAGCAGCACCGGCGTGGTTATGGATGATCGTGCAATCCTTGGGCCACCCGCCAAACGGTCCATTGCCGGCAAGGCCAGCTCAAGCTCTTCCTCAACAATCAGAGAGCCTGTTTCGATGATACCTTTATTTGCGATGATCCAGGTATTTGTCACCTCCCGCAATGTTTTGCTGTCCACGCGATATTTTTCCACATAGACCTGCTCTTCGAGATACGCCTGACATGCTTTCGCGATCGTTGTATCCGCAAGTCGGTTGACCAGGAACACGGAGAAGATTCTCGTGCTCCCGTAACCTTCCGCAATTCTGCTCATGAGCTCTGAGGCGCGATATTCGCATTTCTTGCACGAGGCCTTGTCCACAATGAAATACACACAGACCTCATCCGTGCATAATCCGTCATATCCCAATGTTTTTGTCAGGAAAATCTCCGCCGCTCTTTCCTGCGAATGTGCCGCGGTGAACAACTGAATTAGCATGAATACTGTCGTGAGAGAAAGTCGCATCAAAGCACCTGAGGGGAGGTGATACTAATATACTGTCAGGGACCTGGAAGGAATCCCGCCGAAATCTCGGGAGGTTTTTCATTTTTCCGAGAATGCTCGCTCTGACAGGCAGCCACATGATACGATGCGGGGCATAAAAAAAACTGAAGGATGCACCCCTCTTTTTCATTGTCCGCGCAATCGTATCATACACCGTATCCCGTCTCAATGTGTCAATCCTACGGCTCACTTCAAAGGGAATCGATCACCCCATTCAGATTATTTCCATACCCGGAATGATACATACACGGGAACGAATAGGAGACGAATTCCTGTTTAATTTCCGCCTGAAGGATATTCGAACGTATGAAGTTCAAATCCCGTGCCCGTGACGGGGTCTATTCCTTGTTCGTCCAATGTCGTACCCTGCGGAATGATGATGGGAATAGCCTCACCGCAAGGATCCAGCACCATGTTTACGCTTCCGTCCGGATTCGGCACTGCTTCGTAGCAAATGCTGTTAGGATTTTCGTCGCAGCGAACGGAAAAACCCTTTGATCCATTATCGATCAAGAACCTATAGACACCATCCCGGGTCTGTATCGGTGCACC
Proteins encoded in this region:
- a CDS encoding DUF362 domain-containing protein, with amino-acid sequence MPQDHRSRRDFLKAGSLLAGASLLPGSLHGNTGEPAGGLPQTYAYPNPGRIAIVHHPGAVLGFNSVDEQVVQGMFDQGIMQLAGIYTSPAAALASFFPGLTVNSRVALKPNFLNSVVPTRKELTKAVINRLRQMLGGFPAANITVYERHSFSSVGYTTGYFGHNVNLVYDASFPNLGYTIHCDGKDRPYSASLHNADYLINMPVLKDHSCSSSLNLTLAFKNHMGTVNPGGSLGIHCNKNAVLDIMASSVMRAKQKLVILDALYAVYNGGPGGNPQATPNKILLSQDPVAIDAQGRIMINNLRTTNGLGAKNATYIDQAAASPYSLGVADPAQMTVINIALPVRLAAFTADLRGGVVELRWTTESETNNAGFGIERSANGLSGWTEIGYVRGAGTTTQRRDYRFADENSQLLRDHRTLFYRLRQVDTDGAMEYSPTVEVALQLNEASWNLEQNYPNPFVHDTDLPLFLPREAHVQLDVFGITGERVATLVCETMPAGMHYLTFHAADLPAGTYVARAMAEGSSREIQLLRVK